A portion of the Streptomyces platensis genome contains these proteins:
- a CDS encoding GNAT family N-acetyltransferase, whose translation MEIRPVPYDHPDAVTLDELVQQEYVRRYGDGDITPLDPEMFTPPHGTYLIAYDGGRPLATGGWRRQEDTAEGYAVGDAEIKRMFVVPEARGRGLARRILAALEADARAAGRSRMVLETGIKQPEALELYASCGYVPVEKFGLYRTYDDSRCMAKPLVTED comes from the coding sequence ATGGAGATACGCCCCGTCCCCTATGACCACCCCGACGCGGTCACGCTCGATGAGCTGGTGCAGCAGGAATACGTCCGGCGCTACGGCGACGGCGACATCACCCCGCTGGACCCGGAGATGTTCACCCCTCCGCACGGCACGTATCTGATCGCCTACGACGGCGGCCGCCCCCTGGCCACCGGCGGATGGCGGCGGCAGGAGGACACCGCGGAGGGGTACGCGGTCGGCGACGCCGAGATCAAGCGGATGTTCGTGGTCCCGGAGGCGCGCGGACGGGGGCTGGCCCGGCGGATCCTGGCCGCCCTGGAGGCCGACGCCCGGGCCGCGGGCCGCTCCCGCATGGTGCTGGAGACCGGCATCAAGCAGCCGGAGGCGCTGGAGCTGTACGCCTCGTGCGGCTATGTGCCGGTCGAGAAGTTCGGCCTGTACCGGACGTATGACGACAGCCGCTGTATGGCGAAGCCGCTGGTGACGGAGGACTGA
- a CDS encoding ABC transporter ATP-binding protein produces the protein MSDPSPWAIEAEGLGKKYHRGWALRDCSFRLPAGHVCALVGPNGAGKSTFLGTATRLVQPTTGTLKLFGVPVSDPAVLSRVAFLAQDKPLYPRFTVAETLRLGRELNPRWDQALAERIVRSGKVPLSARIGTLSGGQRTRVAFALAFGKRPELLLLDEPMSDLDPLARHELSGLLMAEAAEHGTTVLMSSHMLSEIEVMCDYLLVLAEGRLRMAGRTDDLIPAHLLVTGVAEGDDGVPGELRRHHTVIESRVTGRQFSALVRTGGPFSDSWEVLSPSMEEVLLAYLRAPDAPTLVMDEAGADEAGEAAA, from the coding sequence GTGAGCGACCCGAGCCCATGGGCCATCGAGGCCGAAGGACTGGGGAAGAAGTACCACCGCGGCTGGGCGCTGCGGGACTGCTCCTTCCGGCTCCCGGCGGGCCACGTCTGCGCCCTCGTCGGCCCCAACGGCGCCGGCAAGAGCACCTTCCTGGGCACCGCGACCCGGCTGGTGCAGCCGACCACCGGCACCCTGAAGCTGTTCGGCGTCCCCGTCTCCGACCCGGCCGTACTGTCCCGGGTCGCCTTCCTCGCCCAGGACAAGCCGCTCTACCCCCGCTTCACGGTGGCCGAGACGCTGCGGCTGGGCCGTGAGCTCAACCCGCGCTGGGACCAGGCGCTGGCCGAGCGGATCGTCCGGTCCGGCAAGGTGCCGCTCAGCGCCCGTATCGGCACCCTCTCGGGCGGCCAGCGCACCCGCGTCGCCTTCGCCCTCGCCTTCGGCAAGCGGCCCGAGCTGCTGCTGCTCGACGAGCCGATGTCCGACCTCGACCCGCTCGCCCGGCACGAGCTGTCCGGGCTGCTGATGGCCGAGGCCGCCGAACACGGCACGACCGTCCTGATGTCGTCCCACATGCTCTCCGAGATCGAGGTCATGTGTGACTACCTCCTCGTCCTGGCCGAGGGCCGGCTGCGGATGGCCGGCCGGACCGACGACCTGATCCCCGCCCACCTGCTGGTGACGGGCGTCGCCGAGGGGGACGACGGGGTGCCCGGGGAACTCCGCCGCCACCACACCGTCATCGAATCCCGGGTCACCGGGCGGCAGTTCAGCGCCCTGGTCCGCACCGGCGGCCCGTTCTCCGACAGCTGGGAGGTGCTGTCGCCGAGCATGGAGGAGGTCCTGCTGGCCTATCTGCGCGCGCCCGACGCCCCCACCCTCGTCATGGACGAGGCCGGCGCCGACGAGGCGGGGGAAGCCGCGGCATGA
- a CDS encoding ABC transporter permease, with protein MSTTDTTGRTAAAEGDGPAGTAGGRRGLLHGLPWLVWRRHRALLRTALLVTVAGCAAFAYQRIGVQDFLHTHGTAPGLDGRLVTSFQSKYGAMFESDIALMQGLPVLIGIFLGAPLVAGEQEHGTVKLVTTQSVSRSRWIAATLGLPLAVAVLCTTLLSAVFTWLWTPAHALIATGDWLAGGPFDSTGPVPVAMTLLLTSCGIALGMLIKRVVPAMAATAVLAMVGSVLWAEQIRPRLGTLRSVSYPYDSDNGPRLPFDAVRMDDWVSTADGKLYGFGTCVHSDAAEACRAKLGIVNRVTQYFDYGQLAGMQWRGAALLLALTAVVLAFVVWRTQRRPL; from the coding sequence ATGAGCACGACCGACACGACCGGCCGGACCGCCGCGGCCGAGGGAGACGGCCCGGCCGGTACGGCCGGCGGCCGCCGCGGCCTGCTGCACGGCCTGCCCTGGCTGGTCTGGCGCCGGCACCGCGCCCTGCTGCGCACCGCCCTGCTGGTCACCGTCGCGGGCTGCGCCGCCTTCGCCTACCAGCGCATCGGCGTACAGGACTTCCTGCACACCCACGGGACCGCGCCCGGCCTCGACGGACGACTGGTCACCTCGTTCCAGAGCAAGTACGGCGCGATGTTCGAGAGCGACATCGCGCTCATGCAGGGCCTGCCCGTCCTCATCGGCATCTTCCTCGGCGCACCGCTGGTCGCGGGCGAACAGGAGCACGGCACCGTCAAGCTGGTCACCACCCAGTCGGTGAGCCGCAGCCGCTGGATCGCCGCCACGCTCGGCCTGCCGCTCGCCGTCGCGGTGCTGTGCACCACCCTGCTGTCGGCCGTCTTCACCTGGCTGTGGACCCCGGCCCACGCGCTGATCGCCACCGGCGACTGGCTGGCGGGCGGCCCCTTCGACAGCACGGGCCCCGTCCCGGTCGCCATGACCCTGCTCCTGACCTCCTGCGGTATCGCCCTCGGCATGCTGATCAAGCGGGTGGTGCCGGCCATGGCGGCCACCGCGGTCCTCGCCATGGTCGGCAGTGTGCTCTGGGCCGAGCAGATACGCCCCCGGCTCGGCACCCTGCGCAGCGTCAGCTACCCGTACGACTCCGACAACGGCCCCCGCCTGCCGTTCGACGCCGTACGGATGGACGACTGGGTGTCCACCGCGGACGGCAAGCTCTACGGCTTCGGCACCTGCGTCCACAGCGACGCCGCCGAGGCCTGCCGGGCCAAGCTGGGCATCGTCAACCGGGTGACCCAGTACTTCGACTACGGGCAGCTGGCCGGCATGCAGTGGCGGGGCGCGGCGCTCCTGCTGGCGCTGACCGCCGTGGTGCTGGCGTTCGTCGTCTGGCGGACCCAACGGCGGCCGCTCTGA
- a CDS encoding GntR family transcriptional regulator produces MVSVVEFRIDRRSGVATYLQIVQQVQQALRLGVLVEGDRLPTAAQVAATTKVNPNTTLKAYRELEREGLVEPRPGLGTFVSRTLARPESAADALLREELRSWMDRARAEGLDREDVQALVASVLQDRYPADG; encoded by the coding sequence GTGGTGAGCGTCGTCGAGTTCCGGATCGACCGCCGCAGCGGTGTCGCCACCTACCTCCAGATCGTCCAACAGGTCCAGCAGGCACTGCGGTTGGGCGTCCTGGTGGAGGGCGACCGGCTGCCGACCGCGGCCCAGGTGGCCGCCACGACCAAGGTCAACCCCAATACGACCCTCAAGGCCTACCGCGAACTGGAGCGGGAGGGCCTGGTCGAACCACGCCCCGGCCTCGGCACCTTCGTCAGCCGTACGCTCGCCCGCCCCGAGTCCGCCGCGGACGCCCTGCTCCGCGAGGAACTCCGCTCCTGGATGGACCGGGCCCGCGCGGAGGGCCTGGACCGCGAAGACGTCCAGGCGCTGGTGGCCTCGGTGCTCCAGGACCGGTATCCGGCGGACGGCTGA
- a CDS encoding MerR family transcriptional regulator: MGYSVGQVSGFAGITVRTLHHYDKAGLLSPSDRSPAGYRLYSDADLARLQQILFYRELGFPLDEIATILEDPQANALDHLRARHRLLNDQISKLRRLVEVAEHAMQVQQTGVELTPEERFEVFGEVTFDLTYATQAHLKWQHREGHQRSMARAAAHSKEDWATIMTESADWRLRLLAAFDAGEPADGERAMDLAEEHRRHITRWFTPCPTDMHTRIADDFTTDPRAFALVVPPTEQRPGLAPYVRTAICANAVRQSPESGD, from the coding sequence ATGGGCTACTCGGTCGGGCAGGTCTCCGGCTTCGCGGGGATCACGGTGCGGACCCTGCACCACTACGACAAGGCCGGACTGCTCTCCCCCAGCGACCGCAGCCCCGCCGGCTACCGCCTCTACAGCGACGCCGACCTCGCCCGCCTCCAGCAGATCCTCTTCTACCGGGAACTCGGCTTCCCCCTCGACGAGATCGCCACCATCCTGGAGGACCCGCAGGCCAACGCCCTGGACCACCTCCGCGCCCGGCACCGCCTCCTCAACGACCAGATCAGCAAGCTGCGACGGCTGGTCGAGGTCGCCGAACACGCCATGCAGGTCCAGCAGACCGGCGTGGAGCTGACCCCCGAGGAGCGGTTCGAGGTCTTCGGCGAGGTGACCTTCGACCTCACCTACGCCACCCAGGCCCACCTCAAGTGGCAGCATCGCGAGGGCCATCAGCGCTCGATGGCCCGGGCCGCCGCACACTCCAAGGAGGACTGGGCAACGATCATGACCGAGTCCGCCGACTGGCGCCTGCGGCTCCTGGCCGCCTTCGACGCCGGGGAGCCGGCGGATGGCGAGCGGGCCATGGACCTCGCCGAGGAACACCGCCGGCACATCACCCGCTGGTTCACCCCGTGCCCCACCGACATGCACACCCGCATCGCCGACGACTTCACCACCGACCCCCGCGCCTTCGCCCTGGTCGTACCCCCCACCGAACAACGCCCCGGCCTCGCCCCCTATGTGCGCACGGCCATATGTGCCAACGCGGTCCGGCAGTCGCCGGAGAGCGGGGACTGA
- a CDS encoding glycosyltransferase yields MPKILITAAGSYGDVAPYTGLGARLRTAGHEVALATHDSYAALVRAAGLEFRRLPADPRTRHAATADTGGTGDTGGTGDTGGTGNTRDTAQPDRPSGPGGNRDLMRQAAAFIKELAGVLADAAREDTGLLLLSATTAPLGHHLAEARGIPFLDLPLVPGAPTGDFAPVVSGGRSLGRWGNRAAGRLSLRIIDRLYADAARELRARLGLPPATPRTVRRRAEAAGRPVLHGFSEVLVPRPTDWRPGLDVVGNWWPWHAPDAQLPPVVEDFLAAGPPPVFIGFGSMAGGEGERLSTLVAAALRRAKVRGILQSGWAGLSAGHTSADADLLTIGEVPHALLFPRMAAVVHHCGAGTAAAGVRAGVPTVPVPVTADQPFWAARLASLGVATAPIPFKELSGDRAVARLSQALTQATAAPARRDHARTAAHRLATEDGAAEVLRAVAHLTETEHPAT; encoded by the coding sequence ATGCCAAAGATCCTGATCACGGCCGCCGGATCGTACGGCGACGTCGCCCCCTACACCGGCCTGGGCGCCCGCCTCCGCACGGCCGGCCATGAGGTCGCCCTCGCCACCCACGACAGCTACGCCGCGCTCGTACGGGCCGCCGGCCTGGAGTTCCGCCGACTGCCGGCCGACCCCCGCACCCGCCACGCCGCCACCGCGGACACCGGGGGCACCGGGGACACCGGGGGCACCGGGGACACCGGGGGCACCGGGAACACCAGGGATACCGCCCAGCCGGACCGCCCCTCGGGCCCCGGCGGCAACCGCGACCTCATGCGCCAGGCCGCCGCCTTCATCAAGGAGCTGGCCGGTGTCCTCGCCGACGCCGCCCGCGAGGACACCGGCCTGCTCCTGCTCTCCGCCACCACCGCACCGCTCGGCCATCACCTCGCGGAGGCGCGGGGCATCCCGTTCCTGGACCTGCCCCTCGTGCCCGGCGCCCCCACCGGCGACTTCGCCCCGGTGGTGAGCGGCGGCCGCTCACTGGGCCGCTGGGGCAACCGCGCCGCCGGCCGGCTCTCCCTCCGCATCATCGACCGCCTCTACGCCGACGCGGCCCGCGAGCTGCGCGCCCGCCTCGGACTGCCGCCCGCCACGCCCCGTACGGTCCGCCGCCGCGCCGAAGCCGCCGGCCGGCCGGTCCTGCACGGCTTCAGCGAGGTCCTGGTACCCCGCCCCACCGACTGGCGCCCCGGCCTCGACGTCGTGGGGAACTGGTGGCCCTGGCACGCGCCGGACGCCCAACTCCCGCCCGTCGTCGAGGACTTCCTGGCCGCCGGCCCGCCCCCGGTCTTCATCGGCTTCGGCAGCATGGCGGGCGGCGAGGGCGAGCGCCTGAGCACCCTTGTGGCCGCCGCGCTGCGCCGCGCCAAGGTCCGCGGCATCCTCCAGTCCGGCTGGGCCGGCCTGTCCGCCGGGCACACCTCCGCGGACGCCGACCTCCTCACCATCGGCGAGGTCCCGCACGCCCTCCTCTTCCCCCGGATGGCCGCCGTGGTGCACCACTGCGGCGCCGGCACCGCCGCCGCGGGCGTACGCGCCGGAGTCCCCACCGTCCCGGTCCCGGTCACCGCCGACCAGCCCTTCTGGGCCGCCCGCCTGGCCTCCCTCGGCGTCGCCACCGCCCCGATCCCCTTCAAGGAGCTGTCCGGGGACCGCGCCGTCGCCCGCCTGTCCCAGGCCCTCACCCAGGCCACCGCCGCCCCGGCCCGCCGCGACCACGCCCGCACCGCCGCCCACCGTCTCGCCACCGAAGACGGCGCCGCCGAGGTCCTCAGGGCAGTCGCCCACCTGACAGAAACCGAACACCCAGCGACCTGA
- a CDS encoding M23 family metallopeptidase yields MTTFRKSTSLRRMLLLAIAPTATSCVLALAASQVALAAPAGASGGHPTKARHRLISSPYGVRGSWQAGHHTGIDLAVRTGTRVRSVGSGTVVLAKRSGAYGKAVTIRMNDGHYTLFGHLSRITVRLGQRVRARTHLGYSGATGRATGPHLHFEVRTSRHYGSDINPLPYLAKRGIHLTHPTPTSHPKRHHTHHKQRHHPRHSHGHGHGHSHSHHHPHPHRHHR; encoded by the coding sequence ATGACCACGTTCCGCAAAAGCACCTCGCTGCGCAGAATGCTGCTGCTCGCCATAGCCCCGACGGCCACGAGCTGCGTCCTCGCCCTGGCGGCCTCCCAGGTGGCCCTCGCCGCCCCGGCCGGCGCCTCGGGCGGCCACCCCACGAAGGCCCGCCACCGCCTGATCAGCTCGCCCTACGGCGTCCGCGGCAGCTGGCAGGCCGGTCACCACACGGGCATAGACCTCGCCGTCCGCACCGGGACCAGGGTCAGGTCCGTGGGCTCCGGCACCGTAGTCCTCGCCAAACGGTCGGGCGCCTACGGGAAGGCCGTGACGATCCGGATGAACGACGGCCACTACACCCTCTTCGGCCACCTCTCCCGCATCACGGTCCGCCTCGGCCAGAGGGTCCGCGCCCGCACCCACCTCGGCTACAGCGGCGCCACCGGCCGCGCCACCGGCCCCCACCTCCACTTCGAGGTCCGCACCAGCCGCCACTACGGCTCGGACATCAACCCCCTCCCCTACCTGGCCAAGCGCGGCATCCACCTCACCCACCCCACCCCCACGTCACACCCCAAGCGCCACCACACACACCACAAACAGCGCCACCACCCCCGCCACAGCCACGGCCACGGCCACGGCCACAGCCACAGCCATCATCACCCCCACCCTCACCGCCACCACCGCTAG
- a CDS encoding IS5 family transposase (programmed frameshift) has product MSLTDAQWARIEPLLPDRTPKRGGRWRDHRQVIDAIAFKYRTGTPWMDLPEHFGSWKGAHNRLRKWAADGTWEKVFTALLAQADAEGDLDWVVAVDSTIVRAHQHAAGARPKGAPAGEPVDHALGRSRGGLTTKIHLAADGHCRPLAFVITPGQAGDAPAFTEVMTRLRVPRRTGRPKITPTVILADKAYSSRAIRTHLRRRGIRAVIPQPADQAAHRKRLGSRGGRPPAFDRDAYKQRNTVERCINKLKQWRGLATRYDKTATIYLAGLHLAAIFIWSAR; this is encoded by the exons GTGTCGTTGACTGACGCCCAGTGGGCCCGCATTGAGCCGTTGCTGCCGGACCGGACTCCGAAACGGGGAGGGCGGTGGCGGGATCACCGGCAGGTGATCGACGCGATCGCGTTCAAGTACCGCACCGGGACACCGTGGATGGACCTGCCCGAGCACTTCGGCTCCTGGAAGGGCGCCCACAACCGGCTGCGGAAGTGGGCCGCTGACGGCACCTGGGAGAAGGTCTTCACCGCCCTCCTGGCTCAGGCCGACGCCGAAGGCGATCTGGACTGGGTCGTCGCGGTCGACTCCACCATCGTCCGTGCCCACCAGCACGCCGCCGGGGCCCGTC CAAAAGGGGCCCCGGCCGGTGAGCCCGTCGACCATGCCCTCGGACGCTCCCGCGGCGGACTGACCACCAAGATCCACCTCGCCGCCGACGGCCACTGCCGTCCGCTGGCCTTCGTCATCACTCCCGGTCAGGCCGGTGACGCACCCGCGTTCACCGAAGTCATGACCCGTTTACGGGTCCCGCGCAGGACCGGCCGCCCCAAAATCACGCCGACGGTAATCCTGGCCGACAAGGCGTACTCGTCCCGCGCGATCCGAACCCATCTCCGCCGGCGCGGGATCCGGGCCGTGATCCCACAGCCCGCCGACCAGGCCGCCCACCGCAAACGCCTCGGCAGCCGCGGCGGCAGGCCACCGGCCTTCGACCGCGACGCCTACAAGCAACGCAACACGGTCGAGCGCTGCATCAACAAACTCAAGCAGTGGCGAGGCCTGGCCACCCGCTACGACAAGACCGCCACCATCTACCTCGCCGGACTCCACCTCGCCGCCATCTTCATCTGGTCAGCCAGATGA
- a CDS encoding transposase: MRGSAPEGCPSCRAWERKPRPHRSFTPEFKAEIVELCRRGDRSVGQIAKDFYLTEIAVRLWVGQAEVDSGERDGLTSNEREELAALRRENRRLRETWRSSIGSRLPSRRRPGEGASVHRGGEARRSQCQARV; encoded by the coding sequence ATCAGGGGTTCTGCCCCGGAAGGATGTCCATCATGTAGAGCATGGGAAAGGAAGCCTCGGCCTCACCGTTCGTTCACGCCAGAGTTCAAGGCCGAGATCGTCGAGCTGTGCCGGCGCGGTGACCGCTCGGTCGGTCAGATCGCCAAGGACTTCTACCTGACCGAGATCGCGGTGCGACTGTGGGTCGGTCAGGCCGAGGTCGATTCGGGCGAGCGCGACGGGCTGACCAGCAACGAGCGCGAGGAGCTGGCCGCATTGCGGCGGGAGAACCGCCGACTGCGGGAGACGTGGAGATCCTCAATCGGGTCGCGGCTTCCTTCGCGAAGGAGACCCGGTGAAGGTGCATCCGTTCATCGAGGCGGAGAAGCGAGACGGTCACAATGTCAAGCGCGCGTGTGA
- the lanM gene encoding type 2 lanthipeptide synthetase LanM, producing MNHTEPSVSVTAFLPFYLRIAPRDSFAQSLAPLLDEVVAPESRDTVVHRMWDVLVCTVEGHSYRTLIGEFHQHREAMGLEPDAGSSAALESFTALLQDPAQHDALLDRYPMLRQRLATVTENILAACREVLDAYREDTRALSGAFGLDPSGEAITELEPSSSDPHNGNRRVVFLTTSGGHRLVYKPRALTGDAFLRDLYRAAEGHLTHSLDACVPESVTVAEHGWQRFTDPSPMHEAGQVPNYFYRFGALTCLLSAIGATDLHDENLLAYGEYPCVIDTETLLRGDGGVANDSLPHILINQMKNSVSSTMLLPVENPDSVIDVIMSGAGLIGEQQSEMRAPVVTDKHSDAIRVDWDPISYSHTMNVPTLGEEQQSIADHFPHVMAGYRDALAFLRTGDVEKTLAAYPDIPVRSVLRSTEVYSRYLDASTHPKYLVSQAEADRLHGLLSRKTRQLEPHQIAYLRESETAALNAGDIPYFFTHGSSTALASGTSSLPDFFKVSALDNAARGVRAAAGQHERYHQFLIEECLGGIATDPQGLSAHGVFGGDTLAQAVPGTWGFGIAEVLRDLAVTAEGPEGVQAGWLGSIGPDRNASTITPGNYIAFHDMGGISRLMRRAAALNPRYADLGQAADAGFAALSADYDELLNKMPESVFSGMASMLLSRPHGVDDGWTGELIGLMEQRGEELEADVSNGPAGALSLQDDVEPRGP from the coding sequence ATGAACCACACCGAACCGTCCGTATCCGTAACCGCCTTCCTCCCCTTCTACCTGCGCATCGCCCCCAGGGACAGCTTCGCGCAGTCCCTCGCCCCCCTCCTCGACGAGGTGGTGGCGCCGGAGAGCCGCGACACCGTGGTGCACCGGATGTGGGACGTCCTGGTGTGCACCGTGGAGGGGCACAGCTACCGCACGCTGATCGGTGAATTCCACCAGCACCGTGAGGCCATGGGGCTGGAGCCCGACGCCGGCAGCAGCGCCGCACTGGAGTCGTTCACCGCCCTGCTGCAGGACCCGGCGCAGCACGATGCGCTGCTGGACCGCTACCCCATGCTCCGCCAGCGGCTGGCGACGGTCACGGAGAACATCCTTGCGGCCTGCCGGGAGGTGCTCGACGCCTACCGCGAGGACACCCGGGCGCTGTCCGGGGCGTTCGGGCTCGATCCGTCGGGTGAGGCCATCACCGAACTCGAACCGTCCAGCTCGGACCCGCACAACGGCAACCGGCGCGTTGTCTTCCTGACCACCAGCGGCGGACACCGCCTGGTGTACAAGCCCCGCGCGCTCACGGGAGACGCCTTCCTGCGCGACCTCTACCGCGCGGCCGAGGGCCACCTGACCCACTCGCTCGACGCCTGCGTACCGGAATCGGTCACGGTCGCCGAGCACGGCTGGCAGCGCTTCACCGATCCCTCGCCGATGCACGAGGCCGGGCAGGTACCGAATTACTTCTACCGGTTCGGTGCTCTGACTTGCCTGCTGAGCGCGATCGGAGCGACCGATCTGCACGACGAGAACCTGCTGGCGTACGGCGAGTACCCCTGCGTGATCGATACCGAGACCCTGCTGAGGGGAGACGGCGGCGTGGCGAACGACTCGCTGCCGCACATCCTGATCAACCAGATGAAGAACTCGGTGTCGTCCACGATGCTGTTGCCGGTGGAGAACCCGGACTCCGTCATCGACGTCATCATGTCGGGTGCGGGCCTCATCGGGGAACAGCAGTCGGAGATGCGGGCGCCGGTCGTCACCGACAAGCACAGCGACGCGATCCGGGTGGACTGGGACCCCATCTCCTACTCCCACACCATGAACGTGCCGACGCTCGGCGAGGAGCAGCAGTCGATCGCCGACCACTTCCCGCACGTGATGGCCGGGTACCGCGACGCCCTGGCGTTCCTGCGCACCGGGGACGTGGAGAAGACGCTGGCGGCCTATCCGGACATCCCGGTACGGTCCGTCCTGCGCTCCACAGAGGTCTACAGCCGCTACCTGGATGCCTCGACGCACCCCAAGTACCTCGTCTCCCAGGCGGAGGCCGACCGGCTGCACGGGCTCCTGAGCCGCAAGACCCGTCAGCTGGAGCCCCACCAGATCGCCTACCTGCGGGAGAGCGAGACGGCGGCACTGAACGCGGGCGACATCCCCTACTTCTTCACGCACGGCTCGTCGACGGCGCTCGCCAGCGGTACCAGCAGCCTGCCGGACTTCTTCAAGGTCTCGGCCCTGGACAACGCAGCACGTGGGGTGCGCGCCGCCGCCGGTCAGCATGAGCGCTACCACCAGTTCCTCATCGAGGAGTGCCTCGGCGGCATCGCGACCGACCCGCAGGGCCTGTCGGCCCACGGCGTCTTCGGCGGCGACACGCTGGCCCAGGCCGTCCCGGGCACATGGGGCTTCGGCATCGCGGAGGTGCTCCGTGATCTCGCCGTCACCGCCGAGGGCCCCGAAGGCGTACAGGCCGGCTGGCTCGGCAGCATCGGCCCGGACCGGAACGCCTCCACGATCACGCCGGGCAACTACATCGCCTTCCACGACATGGGTGGCATCTCCCGCCTCATGCGTCGTGCGGCCGCGCTGAATCCGCGCTACGCGGATCTGGGGCAGGCTGCGGACGCAGGGTTCGCCGCGCTGTCTGCGGATTACGACGAGCTGCTGAACAAGATGCCGGAGTCGGTGTTCTCCGGGATGGCCTCGATGCTGCTCTCCCGCCCGCACGGCGTCGACGACGGCTGGACGGGCGAGCTGATCGGCCTCATGGAGCAGCGGGGCGAGGAGCTGGAGGCGGACGTCTCCAACGGCCCGGCGGGCGCCCTATCGTTGCAGGACGACGTGGAACCGCGGGGACCGTAG